The Mycolicibacterium smegmatis genome has a window encoding:
- a CDS encoding glutamyl-tRNA reductase gives MSVLLFGVSHRSAPVSVLEQLSTNEAEQAKIIDQVLQSSLVTEAMVLSTCNRVEVYAVVEAFHGGLSVIGQVLAERSGMSLNDLTKYAYVRYAEAAVEHLFAVTSGLDSAVIGEQQVLGQVRRAYATAEANRTVGRTLHELAQRALSVGKRVHSETGIDAAGASVVSVALGMAETKLSGGLGGRTAAVVGAGAMGALAGAHLVRAGIERVHVVNRSLPRAERLAKNLTEQGVVADAVGLDDIARALVDADVVLSSTGAVRPVVSLADVHYALAQRTLAGAEHQMVVCDLGMPRDVDPAVSGLPGVWVVDMDRIQREPSARAAAVDAEAARNIVAAEVANYLAGQRMAEVTPTVTALRQRAADVVEAELLRLDNRLPGLDAAHRDEVAKTVRRVVDKLLHAPTVRVKQLASAPGGDSYAEALRELFELDPQAVEAVAASELPLITTDLDKTE, from the coding sequence GTGAGCGTGCTGCTATTCGGGGTTTCGCACCGCAGTGCGCCGGTGTCTGTGCTCGAACAGCTGAGCACCAACGAAGCCGAGCAGGCGAAGATCATCGACCAGGTTCTCCAGTCCTCACTGGTTACCGAGGCCATGGTGCTTTCCACCTGCAACCGCGTCGAGGTGTATGCGGTGGTCGAGGCCTTCCACGGCGGTCTGTCGGTGATCGGGCAGGTGCTCGCTGAGCGCTCCGGTATGTCCCTCAATGACCTGACCAAATACGCCTACGTCCGTTACGCGGAGGCGGCCGTCGAGCACCTGTTCGCGGTGACCAGCGGTCTGGATTCCGCGGTCATCGGTGAGCAGCAGGTGCTGGGACAGGTGCGTCGCGCGTACGCGACGGCCGAGGCCAACCGCACCGTGGGCCGCACACTGCACGAACTCGCGCAGCGCGCCCTGTCGGTGGGCAAGCGGGTGCACTCGGAGACCGGGATCGACGCCGCAGGCGCGTCGGTGGTCTCGGTGGCGCTCGGCATGGCCGAGACCAAACTCTCGGGTGGGCTCGGTGGCCGTACCGCGGCCGTGGTCGGTGCGGGCGCGATGGGCGCACTCGCCGGTGCGCACCTGGTGCGCGCGGGCATCGAACGCGTCCACGTGGTCAACCGGTCCCTGCCGCGCGCCGAGCGCCTGGCCAAGAACCTCACCGAGCAGGGCGTGGTGGCCGACGCCGTGGGTCTGGACGACATCGCCCGGGCACTCGTCGACGCCGACGTCGTGCTCAGCAGCACCGGCGCCGTGCGCCCGGTGGTCTCGCTGGCCGACGTGCACTACGCGCTGGCACAGCGCACCCTGGCCGGTGCCGAACACCAGATGGTCGTGTGCGACCTGGGCATGCCGCGCGACGTCGATCCGGCCGTGTCGGGTTTGCCGGGCGTGTGGGTCGTCGACATGGACCGCATCCAGCGCGAACCGTCCGCACGTGCGGCAGCGGTCGACGCGGAGGCCGCGCGCAACATCGTGGCCGCCGAGGTGGCGAACTACCTGGCGGGCCAGCGCATGGCCGAGGTCACCCCGACCGTGACGGCGCTGCGGCAGCGCGCCGCCGACGTCGTCGAGGCCGAACTGCTGCGCCTGGACAACCGGCTGCCCGGACTGGACGCGGCGCACCGCGACGAGGTCGCCAAGACCGTCCGTCGCGTCGTCGACAAACTGCTGCACGCGCCGACGGTGCGTGTGAAACAACTCGCGAGCGCCCCCGGCGGGGACAGCTACGCCGAGGCGCTGCGGGAACTGTTCGAACTCGATCCGCAAGCCGTCGAAGCGGTTGCGGCCAGTGAATTGCCCTTGATAACAACCGATCTCGATAAGACTGAGTAG
- a CDS encoding FAS1-like dehydratase domain-containing protein, with translation MSIAANIIGTHYRYPDYFEVGREKVREFSAAVKDDHPAHFDEAAAKECGHDNLIAPLTFLAVAGRRVQLDLFDKFDVPINLERVLHRDQKLIFHRPIVVGDKLWFDSYLDSVIESHGTVICEIRAEVTDDDGKPVATSIVTMLGEAEIDEADEISSQIAAARDAAIAKMVAGQKSSS, from the coding sequence ATGAGCATCGCGGCAAACATCATCGGGACTCACTACCGCTACCCCGACTATTTCGAGGTCGGACGGGAGAAGGTCCGCGAGTTCTCGGCGGCCGTCAAGGACGACCACCCCGCGCATTTCGACGAGGCGGCGGCCAAGGAGTGCGGCCACGACAACCTCATCGCGCCGCTGACCTTCCTGGCGGTCGCGGGCCGTCGAGTGCAGCTCGACCTGTTCGACAAGTTCGACGTGCCGATCAACCTCGAGCGTGTGCTGCACCGGGACCAGAAGCTGATCTTCCACCGTCCGATCGTGGTCGGTGACAAGCTGTGGTTCGACTCGTACCTGGACTCGGTGATCGAGTCGCACGGCACGGTGATCTGCGAGATCCGTGCCGAGGTGACCGACGACGACGGCAAGCCCGTGGCCACCAGCATCGTCACGATGCTCGGCGAGGCCGAGATCGACGAGGCCGACGAGATCAGTTCCCAGATCGCCGCGGCGCGCGATGCCGCCATCGCCAAGATGGTTGCCGGGCAAAAGTCCAGTTCCTGA
- a CDS encoding glutaredoxin family protein encodes MTLLTRAGCHLCARAAEELTVLRDELGFTLVTTDVDALAAEGDNSLRAQYGDLLPVVLLDGTEHSYWEVDAAQLRSDLGH; translated from the coding sequence GTGACGTTGCTGACACGGGCCGGATGCCATCTGTGCGCCCGCGCGGCCGAGGAGCTCACGGTGCTTCGTGACGAGCTCGGGTTCACGCTGGTGACCACCGACGTCGACGCGCTCGCCGCCGAGGGCGACAACAGCCTGCGCGCACAGTACGGCGACCTGCTGCCGGTGGTGTTGCTGGACGGGACCGAACACAGCTACTGGGAGGTCGACGCGGCGCAGCTGCGGAGTGATCTCGGCCACTAG
- a CDS encoding lysophospholipid acyltransferase family protein, giving the protein MAGEPKAKVIPLHGNSTRASAARRAAQKTESARRHPSLLADPGTRAPAEQIAAVVHEIDQRRLGAAGSGAADEPTEIAKSISAVAEFIRKRMTGDYAVDEFGFDQHLNEAIFLPLLRVFFKSWFRVEVSGIENLPDSGAALVVANHAGVLPFDGLMAQVAVHDHHPLHRDLRLLAADLVFDLPMVGQAARKAGHTLACTTDAHRLLANGELTAVFPEGFKGLGKPFKDRYKLQRFGRGGFVSAALRAKAPIVPCSIVGSEEIYPMIADLKLLARLLNLPYFPVTPFFPLAGPAGMIPLPSKWHIKFGEPIDTQDYDESAADDPMVTFELTDQVRETIQHTLYQLLAGRRNMFFG; this is encoded by the coding sequence GTGGCGGGCGAACCTAAAGCGAAAGTGATTCCGCTGCACGGTAATTCGACTCGTGCCTCGGCTGCCCGAAGAGCCGCCCAAAAAACCGAGAGTGCACGCAGGCATCCGTCGCTGCTCGCCGATCCGGGTACCAGGGCGCCTGCCGAGCAGATCGCGGCCGTGGTGCACGAGATCGACCAGCGACGTCTCGGCGCGGCCGGATCCGGTGCGGCCGACGAGCCCACCGAGATCGCCAAGAGCATCTCCGCGGTGGCCGAGTTCATCCGCAAGCGGATGACGGGCGACTACGCGGTCGACGAATTCGGTTTCGACCAACACCTCAACGAGGCAATCTTCCTGCCGTTGCTCAGGGTGTTCTTCAAGTCGTGGTTCCGCGTCGAGGTCTCCGGCATCGAGAACCTGCCCGATTCGGGGGCCGCGCTCGTCGTCGCCAACCACGCCGGGGTGCTGCCGTTCGACGGTCTGATGGCCCAGGTGGCCGTGCATGACCACCACCCGCTGCACCGTGACCTGCGCCTGCTGGCGGCCGATCTCGTGTTCGACCTGCCGATGGTCGGGCAGGCCGCGCGCAAGGCGGGCCACACGCTCGCGTGCACCACCGACGCGCACCGCCTGCTGGCCAACGGTGAACTCACCGCGGTGTTCCCGGAGGGATTCAAGGGGCTGGGCAAGCCGTTCAAGGATCGCTACAAGCTGCAGCGGTTCGGCCGCGGTGGCTTCGTGTCTGCGGCCCTGCGCGCCAAGGCACCCATCGTGCCGTGCTCGATCGTCGGCTCTGAGGAGATCTATCCGATGATCGCCGATCTCAAGCTGCTCGCCCGGCTGCTCAACCTGCCGTACTTCCCGGTGACGCCGTTCTTCCCGCTCGCAGGCCCGGCCGGGATGATCCCGCTGCCGTCGAAGTGGCACATCAAGTTCGGTGAGCCGATCGACACGCAGGACTACGACGAGAGTGCCGCCGACGACCCGATGGTCACCTTCGAGCTGACCGACCAGGTGCGCGAGACCATCCAGCACACGCTGTACCAGCTGCTGGCGGGCCGCCGGAACATGTTCTTCGGCTGA
- the hemC gene encoding hydroxymethylbilane synthase, which produces MIRLGTRGSLLATTQAGTVRDALLAAGHPCELVIISTEGDRNQGPIADIGIGVFTAALREAIHDGRVDMAVHSYKDLPTASDERFCIPAIPRREDPRDALVARDGLVLGELPTGSVIGTSSPRRAAQLRALGLGLEIRPLRGNLDTRLNRVTSGELDGIVVARAGLARIGRLNVVTETLEPVQMLPAPAQGALAVECRAGDTELIAILSELDDADTRAAVTAERVLLAELEAGCSAPVGAIAEVVESIDEDGNVFEELSLRGCAATLDGSDVIRASGIGTPDRAAELGVSVAAELFDLGARELLEERGSEK; this is translated from the coding sequence GTGATCCGGCTCGGCACCCGGGGTAGCCTCCTGGCTACGACACAGGCCGGCACTGTCAGGGACGCTCTGCTGGCCGCAGGGCATCCCTGTGAGCTCGTCATCATCTCCACCGAGGGTGACCGCAACCAGGGACCGATCGCGGACATCGGGATCGGCGTGTTCACCGCCGCTCTGCGTGAGGCGATCCACGACGGCCGCGTCGACATGGCCGTGCACTCGTACAAGGATTTGCCCACCGCGTCCGACGAACGCTTCTGCATCCCCGCGATACCGCGTCGTGAGGACCCACGCGACGCGCTGGTGGCCCGCGACGGACTGGTGCTCGGAGAGTTGCCGACGGGCTCCGTGATCGGCACGTCGAGCCCGCGACGGGCCGCACAGCTTAGAGCACTGGGTCTCGGTTTGGAAATCCGCCCCCTACGAGGCAACCTAGATACCAGGTTGAACAGGGTTACGAGCGGTGAACTCGACGGCATCGTGGTCGCCCGGGCGGGTCTGGCCCGGATCGGACGACTGAACGTTGTCACCGAGACGCTCGAGCCGGTGCAGATGTTGCCAGCGCCGGCTCAGGGCGCGCTCGCGGTGGAATGTCGTGCGGGCGACACCGAGCTGATCGCGATCTTGTCGGAGTTGGACGACGCCGATACGCGAGCCGCGGTCACCGCTGAACGGGTCCTGCTCGCCGAACTGGAGGCGGGTTGTTCCGCACCGGTCGGTGCGATCGCTGAAGTGGTCGAGTCGATCGATGAGGACGGCAACGTCTTCGAAGAGCTGTCGTTGCGCGGCTGCGCAGCGACGCTGGACGGATCCGACGTGATCCGTGCGTCCGGCATCGGTACTCCCGATCGGGCCGCTGAACTCGGCGTCTCGGTGGCTGCGGAGCTGTTCGATCTGGGTGCACGGGAGCTGTTGGAAGAGCGTGGGAGTGAGAAATGA
- a CDS encoding SDR family oxidoreductase produces the protein MDSDGRSGGRPTGVPGAGGEGGSGPADAAPGPKVVLVTGACRFLGGYLTARLAQNPSIDHVIAVDAITPSKDLLRRMGRAEFVRADIRNPFIAKVIRNGNVDTVVHAAAASYAPRSGGRATLKELNVMGAIQLFAACQKTPSVRRVILKSTSEVYGSSSRDPVMFTEESSARRPPRDGFARDSIDIEGYARGLARRRPDIAVTILRLANMIGPAMDTALSRYLAGPVVPCVVGHDARLQLLHEQDALGALEHATVAGKAGTFNIGADGIIMMSQALRRSGRIRLPVPRSALAAVDSLNRATRYSEVDREQLNYLSYGRVMDTTRMRRDLGYSPKWTTGEAFDDYVRGRGLTPIIDPRWVGSLESRAVALAQRWGR, from the coding sequence ATGGATTCTGATGGACGTTCTGGTGGACGCCCAACGGGGGTCCCTGGTGCCGGCGGTGAAGGGGGTTCGGGTCCCGCGGATGCGGCACCCGGCCCGAAAGTGGTTCTGGTCACGGGTGCGTGCCGGTTCCTCGGCGGTTACCTGACCGCGAGGCTGGCGCAGAACCCGTCGATCGACCATGTCATCGCGGTCGACGCGATCACGCCCAGCAAGGATTTGCTGCGAAGGATGGGGCGCGCGGAGTTCGTGCGCGCCGACATCCGCAATCCGTTCATCGCCAAGGTGATCCGCAACGGCAACGTCGACACCGTCGTGCACGCCGCGGCCGCGTCGTACGCGCCCCGCTCGGGTGGCCGGGCCACGTTGAAAGAGCTCAACGTGATGGGGGCCATCCAGTTGTTCGCGGCGTGCCAGAAGACGCCGTCGGTACGCCGGGTCATCCTCAAGTCGACCTCCGAGGTCTACGGGTCGAGTTCGCGCGATCCGGTGATGTTCACCGAGGAGAGCAGCGCGCGCCGTCCGCCGCGCGATGGCTTCGCCCGCGACAGCATCGACATCGAGGGCTACGCGCGAGGTCTCGCCCGGCGTCGTCCCGACATCGCCGTCACGATCCTGCGGCTGGCCAACATGATCGGCCCCGCGATGGACACGGCGCTGTCGCGCTATCTGGCCGGGCCGGTGGTGCCCTGCGTCGTCGGGCACGACGCGCGGCTGCAACTGCTGCACGAGCAGGACGCGCTCGGTGCCCTCGAGCACGCCACCGTGGCAGGCAAGGCCGGCACGTTCAACATCGGCGCCGACGGCATAATCATGATGAGTCAGGCGCTGCGCCGCTCGGGCCGGATCCGGCTCCCGGTGCCGAGATCGGCACTCGCCGCAGTGGATTCGCTGAACAGGGCCACGCGTTACAGCGAGGTGGATCGTGAACAACTCAACTATCTGAGTTACGGCCGCGTCATGGATACCACGCGAATGCGCCGCGACCTGGGATACAGTCCCAAGTGGACGACGGGGGAAGCGTTCGACGATTACGTTCGTGGCCGTGGATTGACGCCGATCATCGATCCGCGGTGGGTAGGCTCGCTGGAGAGTCGTGCAGTTGCCTTGGCGCAGCGTTGGGGACGGTAG
- a CDS encoding HAD family hydrolase, translating into MTDEAGEARGAQELGGEASAEVAVTDLQAEQTPPPSAPPPDLTAAAFFDVDNTLVQGSSLVHFARGLAARKYFTYRDILGIAYAQAKFQLTGKENSDDVAAGRRKALAFIEGRSTAELVALGEEIYDEIIADKIWPGTRALAQMHLDAGQQVWLVTATPYELAATIAKRLGFTGALGTVAESVDGVFTGRLVGDILHGTGKAHAVRSLAIREGLNLRRCTAYSDSFNDVPMLSLVGTAVAINPDAALRDVARERGWEIRDFRTARKAARIGVPSALALGALGGALAAVASRRHDLR; encoded by the coding sequence GTGACTGATGAGGCCGGGGAGGCTCGCGGGGCTCAGGAGCTCGGCGGCGAGGCCAGTGCCGAGGTGGCCGTCACCGACCTGCAGGCCGAGCAGACACCTCCACCGAGCGCTCCTCCGCCGGACCTGACCGCCGCGGCGTTCTTCGACGTCGACAACACCCTGGTGCAAGGCTCGTCGCTGGTGCACTTCGCGCGCGGCCTGGCGGCCAGGAAGTACTTCACCTACCGCGACATCCTAGGCATCGCATATGCGCAGGCCAAATTCCAGCTGACCGGCAAGGAGAACAGCGACGACGTCGCCGCGGGCCGGCGCAAGGCGCTCGCATTCATCGAGGGCCGGTCGACCGCCGAACTGGTCGCGCTCGGCGAGGAGATCTACGACGAGATCATCGCCGACAAGATCTGGCCCGGCACCCGCGCGCTGGCCCAGATGCACCTCGACGCCGGTCAGCAGGTCTGGCTGGTCACCGCGACGCCCTACGAGCTGGCGGCCACGATCGCCAAGCGGCTGGGCTTCACGGGCGCACTGGGCACGGTCGCGGAGTCGGTCGACGGCGTCTTCACCGGGCGTCTGGTGGGCGACATCCTGCACGGCACCGGCAAGGCGCACGCCGTGCGCTCGCTGGCGATCCGCGAGGGTCTGAACCTGCGCCGCTGCACGGCCTACTCCGACAGCTTCAACGACGTGCCCATGCTGTCGCTCGTCGGCACCGCGGTCGCGATCAACCCGGACGCCGCGCTGCGCGACGTCGCGCGGGAACGCGGCTGGGAGATCCGCGACTTCCGCACGGCCCGCAAAGCGGCCCGCATCGGTGTGCCGTCCGCGCTGGCCCTAGGGGCGCTCGGCGGCGCGCTGGCCGCGGTGGCCTCCCGCCGCCATGACCTTCGCTGA